The Falsibacillus albus genome has a window encoding:
- a CDS encoding prolipoprotein diacylglyceryl transferase, protein MDFPVWIHLGGFRFHPHLVFETLSYFIGFRVYLWTRNKERIPYDTMLAVLVGAIVGAALGSKLLYWLEDPIKTIHSLTDLPYLMEGKTIVGGLLGGLIGVEAAKKMVGWKKSTGDEFVLPLIVGMSIGRVGCFLTGLDDHTYGTETKLPFGVDFGDGVPRHPTQLYEIVFLFLLAAFVIGLRKLNKSKPWEGFEFQLFMAGYLLFRLLIDFIKPTPHVYFGLNNIQLAAIAGLIYYGQLMYKKARKHDAESKLSVL, encoded by the coding sequence ATGGATTTTCCCGTTTGGATCCATCTGGGCGGATTCCGTTTCCATCCGCACCTGGTGTTTGAAACACTCTCTTATTTCATCGGATTCAGGGTGTATCTTTGGACAAGGAATAAAGAGAGAATCCCGTATGACACGATGCTGGCGGTGCTGGTGGGGGCGATTGTCGGGGCGGCGCTCGGGTCGAAGCTGCTGTACTGGCTGGAAGATCCGATCAAAACCATCCATTCTCTCACGGACCTCCCCTATTTAATGGAAGGGAAGACGATCGTCGGCGGATTGCTTGGAGGGTTGATCGGGGTCGAGGCAGCGAAAAAAATGGTCGGATGGAAAAAATCGACCGGCGATGAGTTTGTGCTTCCGCTCATTGTAGGAATGTCGATCGGCCGGGTCGGATGCTTTTTGACCGGGCTGGATGACCATACATACGGAACCGAAACGAAGCTGCCATTTGGGGTCGATTTCGGCGATGGGGTGCCGCGGCATCCGACGCAGCTTTATGAAATTGTATTTCTCTTCCTGCTGGCCGCCTTCGTCATTGGGCTGCGCAAGTTGAATAAATCGAAGCCGTGGGAAGGATTTGAATTTCAGCTTTTCATGGCGGGCTATTTGTTGTTCAGATTGTTGATTGATTTTATCAAACCGACGCCGCATGTGTACTTCGGCTTGAACAATATTCAACTTGCGGCCATTGCCGGGTTGATCTACTACGGACAATTAATGTACAAGAAAGCGAGGAAACATGATGCCGAATCGAAGCTATCTGTTCTATGA